One part of the Enterococcus sp. DIV1094 genome encodes these proteins:
- a CDS encoding ABC transporter ATP-binding protein, translating into MTKILEVKNLQISFDTYAGKVQAIRGVDFHLNKGETLAIVGESGSGKSVTTRSIMRLLSSNASIDSGEILFKGQNIVDKTEKEMQKIRGKEIAMIFQDPMTSLDPTMTIGKQVAESLRKHNKVSKKEGQKAALDLLNLVGIPDAEKRIHSYPHQFSGGQRQRIVIAIALICYPEILIADEPTTALDVTIQAQILELLKKIQSKIDTSIIFITHDLGVVANVADRVAVMYGGKIIEVGTSEEIFYNPQHPYTWGLLGSMPTLESGNDRLYAIPGSPPDLLNPPKGDAFYPRNEFALKIDAEQAPPFFELSPTHQAATWLLAPQAPKVTPPEEIQRRWAIFQEKQKAHGQGGLNNEQKTARG; encoded by the coding sequence ATGACGAAAATTCTTGAAGTAAAGAACTTACAAATCTCCTTTGATACCTATGCTGGGAAAGTCCAAGCAATCCGAGGCGTCGATTTTCATTTGAACAAAGGTGAAACATTGGCGATCGTTGGTGAATCCGGTAGTGGGAAATCCGTAACGACTAGAAGTATCATGCGTTTACTTTCAAGTAACGCATCGATCGATTCAGGTGAGATTTTATTCAAAGGACAAAATATTGTTGATAAAACAGAAAAAGAAATGCAAAAGATTCGTGGAAAAGAAATCGCAATGATCTTCCAAGATCCGATGACATCATTAGATCCAACGATGACGATCGGCAAACAAGTAGCAGAATCTTTACGTAAGCACAATAAAGTATCGAAAAAAGAAGGACAAAAAGCCGCTTTAGACTTATTGAATCTTGTAGGGATACCGGATGCTGAAAAACGTATCCACAGCTATCCCCATCAATTTTCAGGAGGACAGCGTCAACGGATCGTCATTGCGATTGCGTTGATTTGTTATCCAGAGATCTTGATTGCAGATGAACCAACGACTGCTCTAGATGTGACGATCCAAGCACAGATTTTAGAATTGTTGAAAAAAATCCAATCAAAGATCGATACATCGATCATTTTTATCACCCATGACCTTGGTGTTGTGGCAAACGTCGCCGATCGAGTAGCCGTGATGTATGGTGGGAAAATCATTGAAGTCGGTACGTCTGAAGAGATTTTCTACAATCCACAGCATCCATATACTTGGGGCTTACTTGGCTCCATGCCTACGTTGGAAAGTGGCAATGACCGCTTATATGCGATCCCAGGTTCGCCACCGGATCTTTTGAATCCGCCAAAAGGCGATGCGTTCTATCCACGGAATGAGTTTGCATTGAAGATCGATGCCGAACAAGCTCCACCGTTTTTCGAATTATCACCAACACATCAAGCGGCTACTTGGCTATTAGCCCCACAAGCACCTAAAGTGACGCCACCGGAAGAAATCCAACGGCGCTGGGCGATTTTTCAAGAAAAGCAAAAAGCACATGGCCAAGGGGGACTGAACAATGAACAAAAAACTGCTCGAGGTTAA
- a CDS encoding RNA-guided endonuclease TnpB family protein — MLKAFKFRIYPTASQKQWLIQTFGCVRFTYNHLLKARQAYYLETKEIDYTLTPASLKKQYPFLKEVDSLALANAQLNLDRAFRNYFKGRASFPKLKNKKSIWQSYTTNNQKGTIYLEETYIKLPKLKEKIRIHAHRPIEGTIRSATISSRYNELFYVSLLCEVPQKTMEASNKWIGIAYDPDRLVEMSTPIDISVPKFKHVDRQLVRAKRKLVIKGRAAQHRRTHVERVKNYQKQKRKIKDLYLKQKFQREDYFEQISGTVIRNYDYLFVESISADCSEGEFSIQDWHKLLAKLQYKSQWYSKKLVLIDMQEQTNPSTGKKSLELVEIGKQVLFE; from the coding sequence ATGCTAAAAGCCTTTAAATTTCGAATTTATCCCACTGCTTCACAAAAACAGTGGTTGATCCAAACATTTGGTTGTGTGCGTTTCACTTACAATCATTTATTAAAAGCCAGACAAGCGTATTATTTGGAAACAAAAGAAATCGATTATACGTTGACACCTGCTTCTTTAAAAAAACAATATCCTTTTTTAAAGGAAGTCGATAGTTTAGCCTTAGCGAATGCCCAATTAAACTTGGATCGTGCATTTCGTAATTATTTTAAAGGACGCGCAAGCTTCCCCAAACTGAAAAATAAAAAAAGTATTTGGCAGTCGTATACGACGAACAACCAAAAGGGAACGATCTATTTAGAAGAAACATACATCAAACTGCCAAAGTTAAAAGAGAAGATCCGCATCCATGCCCATCGTCCGATCGAAGGAACGATTCGTTCAGCGACGATCTCCTCTCGTTACAATGAGCTGTTTTATGTGTCATTGCTTTGTGAAGTTCCCCAAAAAACAATGGAAGCATCAAATAAATGGATCGGGATCGCCTATGATCCAGATCGTCTAGTGGAGATGTCCACACCGATCGATATCTCGGTCCCTAAATTCAAACACGTCGATCGGCAGCTTGTTCGAGCAAAAAGAAAGCTTGTGATCAAAGGTCGGGCAGCGCAACACAGACGGACACACGTTGAAAGAGTTAAAAATTACCAAAAACAAAAACGAAAAATCAAAGACCTGTATTTAAAACAAAAATTTCAACGAGAAGACTATTTTGAACAAATTTCAGGAACGGTCATCCGTAACTATGATTATTTGTTTGTCGAATCGATTTCAGCAGACTGTTCAGAAGGTGAGTTTTCAATCCAAGATTGGCATAAGCTATTAGCAAAACTCCAGTACAAATCGCAATGGTACAGCAAAAAGCTAGTATTGATCGATATGCAGGAACAAACGAATCCTTCCACAGGAAAAAAGAGTCTGGAATTAGTTGAAATAGGAAAACAAGTTCTGTTTGAATAA
- the rnmV gene encoding ribonuclease M5, translating into MTKLKIQEIIVVEGKDDTRRLQEVVEADTIETIGSAINEEILMQIEHAQETRGIIIFTDPDFSGEKIRKTIMEVVPQAKHAFLPRNQAVPKKKGSLGVEHASDTAILEALKKVVTPVDDEEQTPEITRQMLVTQGLIAGPQAKEKREMLGDELRIGYTNGKQLEKRLNMFRITLDEFKQAMKKVEDHYE; encoded by the coding sequence ATGACTAAATTAAAGATCCAAGAAATCATTGTCGTCGAAGGGAAAGACGATACGAGACGATTACAAGAAGTGGTTGAAGCCGACACGATAGAAACCATTGGATCAGCGATCAACGAAGAAATATTGATGCAGATCGAACATGCGCAGGAAACTCGAGGCATCATTATTTTTACAGACCCAGATTTTTCAGGTGAAAAAATCCGTAAAACGATCATGGAAGTTGTACCACAAGCAAAACACGCCTTTTTACCGAGGAATCAAGCAGTCCCGAAGAAGAAAGGGAGTTTAGGGGTCGAGCATGCGAGTGATACGGCGATCTTAGAAGCATTGAAAAAAGTCGTCACGCCAGTCGATGATGAGGAACAAACACCAGAAATCACTAGACAAATGCTTGTGACACAAGGTTTGATTGCAGGACCTCAAGCAAAAGAAAAGCGGGAAATGTTAGGTGACGAATTACGCATCGGCTATACCAACGGAAAACAATTGGAGAAACGGTTGAACATGTTCCGGATTACGTTAGACGAGTTTAAACAGGCAATGAAAAAAGTGGAGGATCATTATGAGTGA
- a CDS encoding APC family permease gives MKGKLKREINLFGALSTVMGTVIGAGVFFKTAAVVASTQSTSLTLLAWLLGGFLTICAGLTVAELATAIPETGGAVKYIEAAYGKLPSFLLGWAQSLIYFPANIAALSIIFATQLINLLQLPANYLLVIAIITALSITGLNLLGTKVGAYVQSVTLVIKLIPIAVIVIWGLLTPGQGTVQLFPVEAGQGVSWAEGLSGALLATLFAYDGWLGVGAMAGEMKRPEKDLPKAIILGLSFVTFVYLLINFVFLKTLPIDQIAGNLNASSDSSAVIFGELGGKIVTIGILISVYGALNGYTLTGIRVPYAMALENELPFSKQLSKLSKNFTVPYVPALFQLAIACIMMSLGSFDFLTDMLIFVMWLFSLLIFIGVFILRKKAPEMPRPYKVPFYPVIPIIAILGAIFILGMTLITQTNLAMIGILVTLLGVPVFYYKKRQSESK, from the coding sequence ATGAAAGGGAAATTAAAACGCGAGATCAATTTGTTTGGTGCACTATCTACAGTGATGGGAACTGTGATTGGCGCCGGCGTCTTTTTTAAAACAGCAGCGGTAGTGGCAAGTACACAATCAACAAGTTTGACGTTACTCGCGTGGTTGTTAGGAGGGTTCTTAACGATCTGTGCCGGCCTAACGGTAGCTGAATTAGCCACTGCGATTCCTGAAACCGGTGGAGCAGTCAAATATATTGAAGCAGCTTACGGTAAGTTACCAAGTTTTCTATTAGGCTGGGCACAAAGTTTGATCTACTTTCCAGCCAACATCGCGGCACTGTCGATCATCTTTGCGACACAGCTGATCAATCTTTTGCAACTACCAGCTAATTATTTATTAGTGATCGCGATTATTACGGCACTTTCTATCACTGGGTTGAATCTCCTAGGAACCAAAGTTGGTGCTTATGTTCAATCTGTTACATTAGTGATCAAGTTGATCCCGATTGCAGTGATCGTCATTTGGGGTCTTTTGACACCTGGACAAGGGACGGTTCAATTATTTCCAGTAGAAGCAGGTCAAGGTGTTTCCTGGGCAGAAGGACTAAGCGGTGCTTTGTTGGCAACACTTTTTGCTTACGATGGTTGGTTAGGTGTTGGAGCGATGGCAGGAGAAATGAAGCGTCCAGAAAAGGATTTGCCAAAAGCAATTATTCTAGGATTAAGTTTTGTGACATTCGTCTACTTATTGATCAATTTCGTCTTTTTGAAAACATTACCGATCGATCAAATTGCTGGAAACTTGAATGCTTCCTCTGATTCGTCTGCCGTTATCTTCGGTGAATTGGGAGGGAAAATTGTTACGATCGGTATTTTGATCTCTGTTTATGGGGCATTGAATGGTTATACACTGACCGGAATTCGCGTCCCTTATGCAATGGCATTAGAAAATGAATTGCCATTCAGTAAACAGTTATCGAAGCTCTCAAAAAATTTCACGGTTCCATATGTACCTGCGTTATTCCAACTAGCGATTGCATGTATCATGATGAGCTTAGGATCATTTGATTTTCTGACGGATATGCTGATTTTTGTGATGTGGCTATTTAGCTTATTGATTTTCATTGGCGTATTCATTTTAAGAAAGAAAGCGCCTGAAATGCCTCGTCCTTATAAAGTGCCTTTCTATCCGGTGATACCGATCATCGCGATCTTAGGAGCAATCTTTATTTTAGGAATGACACTGATCACACAAACGAATCTAGCGATGATCGGCATCTTAGTGACATTGTTAGGTGTGCCTGTGTTTTATTACAAAAAAAGACAATCGGAAAGTAAATAA
- a CDS encoding Fic family protein produces MDVNELDLITRFILERKANLHGGIYHLTQVEMAYNSNRIEGSRISEKQTALIFENNILPPAENGEATKLDDIKETENHFKGFDYVIEHIEEPLSNDFIKELHRILKRGTTDEKNPLTPVGEFKIVQNMIGFGYEEVETAAPENVSEEMMDLITNYENQKNKSLAEIADFHVKYERIHPFADGNGRTGRLLMFKECLKHNVMPFVIKDIHREFYYRGLSNWGTENGYLLDTLGMSQDMYEQFLKRMKFTGAIHH; encoded by the coding sequence ATGGATGTGAATGAGTTAGATTTGATCACGCGATTTATCTTGGAAAGGAAAGCAAATCTGCATGGTGGAATTTACCATTTAACGCAAGTAGAAATGGCGTATAACTCCAATCGAATCGAAGGATCGAGAATTTCTGAGAAGCAAACCGCCTTGATATTTGAAAATAATATTCTACCTCCTGCTGAAAATGGTGAGGCGACGAAACTAGATGATATCAAAGAAACAGAAAATCATTTCAAAGGTTTTGATTACGTGATTGAGCATATCGAAGAACCATTATCGAATGATTTTATTAAAGAATTACACCGTATTTTGAAACGAGGAACAACCGATGAAAAAAATCCGCTGACACCTGTTGGAGAATTCAAGATTGTTCAAAATATGATTGGGTTTGGTTATGAGGAAGTTGAAACAGCAGCGCCAGAGAACGTAAGCGAAGAAATGATGGATTTAATTACGAACTACGAGAATCAAAAGAACAAAAGTTTAGCTGAGATTGCTGACTTCCATGTGAAATATGAAAGAATCCATCCTTTTGCAGATGGCAACGGACGTACAGGACGCTTGCTCATGTTCAAAGAATGTTTGAAGCACAATGTCATGCCTTTCGTCATCAAAGATATCCATCGTGAATTTTATTATAGAGGTTTAAGTAATTGGGGAACCGAGAACGGTTATTTGCTCGATACTTTAGGTATGAGCCAGGATATGTATGAACAGTTTTTGAAACGAATGAAATTCACAGGAGCGATTCATCACTAG
- a CDS encoding ABC transporter ATP-binding protein, with translation MNKKLLEVKGLKQYFNVGKKNEVHAVNDISFHIYEGETFGLVGESGSGKSTTGRTIIRLNEPTGGEILFDGQDVTKLKGKEAMTKFRHEVQMIFQDPYASLNPRMKVRDIIAEGIDVNGLAKSPEERATKVNELLKTVGLNPSHGTRYPHEFSGGQRQRIGIARALAVNPKFIICDEPISALDVSIQAQVVNLLQDLQKEQGLTYLFIAHDLSMVKHISDRIGVMHNGLLLEMGTSEEIYNHGVHPYTESLLSAIPLPDPDHERQRRRIKYQPEPDDGKARSLREIAPEHFVYATEQEVAYYAKKLKRQKEALLVAN, from the coding sequence ATGAACAAAAAACTGCTCGAGGTTAAAGGCTTAAAACAGTATTTCAATGTCGGAAAGAAAAATGAAGTTCATGCGGTGAATGACATCAGTTTCCACATTTATGAAGGAGAAACATTTGGTTTAGTTGGTGAGTCTGGTAGTGGGAAATCAACAACTGGACGTACGATCATCCGTTTGAATGAACCGACGGGTGGCGAGATTTTATTTGACGGTCAAGATGTGACGAAGCTAAAAGGAAAAGAAGCGATGACCAAGTTTCGTCATGAAGTGCAAATGATTTTCCAAGACCCTTATGCTTCATTGAATCCAAGAATGAAAGTCCGTGACATCATTGCAGAAGGCATCGATGTCAACGGATTAGCTAAATCACCCGAAGAACGTGCAACAAAAGTCAATGAATTACTAAAAACTGTTGGCTTGAATCCCAGTCACGGCACACGTTACCCACATGAATTTTCAGGTGGGCAGCGTCAACGGATCGGGATTGCCCGAGCATTAGCGGTCAATCCTAAGTTTATCATTTGTGATGAACCGATCTCCGCTTTAGACGTATCGATCCAAGCACAAGTAGTCAACCTTTTACAAGACTTGCAAAAAGAACAAGGCTTGACTTACTTGTTTATTGCCCATGACTTATCTATGGTGAAACATATCAGTGACCGTATCGGTGTGATGCACAATGGCTTGTTACTAGAAATGGGAACAAGTGAAGAAATCTATAATCATGGGGTACATCCTTATACAGAAAGTTTACTCTCAGCGATTCCTTTGCCTGACCCAGACCATGAACGTCAACGTCGTCGAATCAAGTATCAACCTGAACCAGACGATGGAAAAGCTCGTTCGTTGCGAGAGATCGCACCAGAGCATTTCGTTTATGCAACGGAGCAAGAAGTTGCTTATTATGCAAAAAAATTAAAACGGCAAAAGGAAGCCTTGCTAGTCGCAAACTAG
- the metG gene encoding methionine--tRNA ligase, producing MAEKETFYITTPIYYPSGKLHIGNSYTTIACDAVARYKRLMGFDVFYLTGVDEHGQKIEKKAEELGVEPQEYVDKMAADVKKLWKTLDISYDKFIRTTDDYHKAAVQKIFDRLLEQGDIYLGEYEGWYSVSDEEFFTETQLAEVYKDEDGKVIGGKAPSGHEVELVKEESYFFRMSKYADRLLEYYEEHPEFIQPESRKNEMINNFIKPGLEDLAVSRTTFSWGINVKNDPKHVVYVWIDALSNYITALGYGSDDDQLFQKYWPADVHMVGKEIVRFHTIYWPIMLMALDIPLPKKVFGHGWLLMKDGKMSKSKGNVVYPEMLVERYGLDALRYYLLRAVPFGSDGVFTPEDFVSRVNYDLANDLGNLLNRTIAMINKYCDGVVPDYASLVTPFDSELSTTAANVVGRYHDAMEKMEFNTALAEIWVLISRANKYIDETEPWVLAKDEEKKKELESVMIHLAESLRITAILLQPIMTETPSKIFNQLGLDAETMDLEGLHFGEFPSGTKVVAKGTPIFPRLELEEEIAYIQAKMSEGTQTNEDSVKWDPEETELVSTKEKQIKFDVFEKVELKVAEVINCQKVEGADKLLQFRLDAGDNQDRQILSGIAEFYPDPSELIGKKLVIVANLKPRKMRGLISQGMILSAEAADGSLQVIEAPKGMPNGSEVG from the coding sequence ATGGCAGAAAAGGAAACTTTTTATATCACTACGCCCATCTATTATCCAAGTGGCAAACTGCACATTGGCAATTCTTATACAACGATTGCATGTGATGCTGTTGCACGTTATAAACGTTTGATGGGCTTTGATGTGTTTTATCTAACTGGGGTAGATGAACACGGACAGAAAATTGAGAAGAAAGCAGAAGAATTAGGCGTAGAGCCACAGGAATATGTAGACAAAATGGCTGCAGATGTCAAAAAACTGTGGAAAACATTAGATATCAGCTACGATAAATTCATTCGCACAACCGATGATTATCATAAAGCAGCGGTTCAAAAAATCTTTGATCGTTTGCTTGAACAAGGCGATATTTACTTAGGTGAATATGAAGGCTGGTATTCTGTCTCAGACGAAGAATTCTTTACAGAAACACAACTTGCAGAAGTTTACAAAGATGAAGACGGCAAAGTGATCGGCGGAAAAGCGCCAAGTGGTCATGAAGTCGAACTAGTCAAGGAAGAGTCTTATTTCTTCCGTATGAGCAAGTATGCGGATCGCTTGTTAGAATACTACGAAGAACACCCAGAATTCATCCAACCAGAATCGCGTAAAAACGAAATGATCAATAACTTCATCAAACCAGGTTTAGAAGATCTAGCGGTTTCACGTACGACATTCAGCTGGGGAATCAATGTCAAAAATGATCCGAAGCATGTGGTGTATGTTTGGATTGATGCGTTATCAAACTATATCACGGCATTAGGCTACGGCTCAGACGACGATCAATTATTCCAGAAATATTGGCCGGCAGATGTCCATATGGTCGGAAAAGAAATCGTTCGTTTCCATACGATCTATTGGCCGATCATGTTGATGGCATTAGATATCCCATTGCCGAAGAAAGTCTTTGGGCATGGCTGGTTGCTGATGAAAGATGGCAAGATGTCTAAATCAAAAGGAAATGTCGTTTATCCGGAAATGCTTGTAGAACGTTATGGCTTAGATGCGCTACGTTACTACTTATTACGTGCTGTACCATTCGGTTCAGACGGCGTATTTACACCAGAAGATTTTGTTTCTCGTGTAAATTACGATTTGGCGAATGACTTAGGGAATCTTTTGAATCGTACGATTGCGATGATCAATAAATATTGCGACGGTGTAGTTCCTGATTATGCCTCATTAGTGACACCATTTGACAGTGAGTTATCGACAACTGCTGCGAACGTGGTAGGTCGTTACCATGATGCGATGGAAAAAATGGAATTCAACACTGCCTTAGCTGAAATTTGGGTATTGATTTCTCGTGCCAACAAATATATCGACGAAACAGAGCCTTGGGTATTAGCGAAAGACGAAGAGAAGAAAAAAGAATTGGAGAGTGTGATGATCCACTTAGCTGAGTCGCTACGTATCACAGCAATTCTCTTACAACCGATCATGACAGAAACACCAAGCAAGATTTTCAATCAATTAGGGTTGGATGCTGAAACAATGGATCTTGAAGGCTTGCACTTCGGTGAATTCCCATCTGGAACTAAAGTTGTTGCAAAAGGCACACCGATCTTCCCACGTTTAGAGTTGGAAGAAGAAATTGCCTACATCCAAGCGAAAATGTCAGAAGGTACTCAAACAAATGAGGACTCTGTCAAATGGGACCCAGAAGAAACAGAACTTGTTTCCACAAAAGAAAAACAAATCAAGTTCGATGTATTTGAAAAAGTCGAATTAAAAGTAGCGGAAGTTATCAATTGTCAAAAAGTAGAAGGCGCAGATAAACTGTTGCAATTCCGCTTAGATGCAGGTGATAACCAAGACCGTCAGATCTTATCTGGTATTGCTGAGTTTTATCCTGATCCTAGTGAATTGATCGGCAAAAAATTGGTGATCGTTGCCAACTTGAAACCACGCAAAATGCGCGGACTGATCAGCCAAGGGATGATTCTTTCAGCAGAAGCAGCAGATGGCTCGCTCCAAGTGATCGAAGCACCAAAAGGTATGCCAAACGGTTCGGAAGTTGGCTAA
- a CDS encoding NUDIX domain-containing protein, which produces MEHFHSKEEEKTYYEQEAPEADFLAWYQDQERPEYEKPSLTVDIVLLCYNKEEDQLKVLLIQRKSHPYRNSWALPGGFVQKNESTGASVLRETKEETGVVISEENIEQLHTFSTPNRDPRGWVVTVSYLAFIGEEPLIAGDDAKEVQWFSLERNANKLHLSSGEVAITLDLTTSESSGKDTLAFDHSEIIVKAFNRVVNKMEHEPQVLQVLGKDFTITEARKVFAKFLGIDFKMIDHSNFKKAMLQYFDEIGERPVGIGRPSKIYQLKPGHTE; this is translated from the coding sequence GTGGAACACTTTCATTCAAAAGAAGAAGAAAAAACCTATTATGAACAAGAAGCACCGGAAGCCGATTTCTTAGCTTGGTACCAAGACCAAGAGCGGCCTGAATATGAGAAACCTTCCTTGACAGTCGATATCGTTTTACTCTGCTATAACAAAGAAGAAGATCAATTAAAAGTTTTGCTTATCCAGCGTAAAAGCCATCCTTATCGAAATTCCTGGGCACTTCCTGGAGGATTCGTCCAAAAGAATGAATCGACAGGTGCCAGCGTCTTAAGAGAAACCAAGGAAGAAACTGGCGTTGTCATCTCAGAAGAAAATATTGAACAACTGCATACCTTCAGTACACCAAACCGTGACCCTCGTGGCTGGGTCGTCACAGTCAGCTATCTCGCCTTTATCGGTGAAGAACCTTTGATTGCTGGAGACGATGCCAAAGAAGTCCAATGGTTTTCTCTGGAACGCAATGCAAACAAGCTTCATTTATCGAGTGGTGAGGTGGCAATCACGCTTGATTTAACGACAAGTGAATCTTCCGGCAAAGACACGTTAGCCTTTGACCACAGCGAGATCATTGTCAAAGCCTTCAACCGTGTCGTCAATAAAATGGAACATGAGCCACAGGTGCTTCAAGTTCTAGGAAAAGACTTCACGATCACAGAAGCACGTAAAGTATTTGCTAAATTTTTAGGGATCGATTTTAAAATGATCGATCATTCCAATTTTAAAAAAGCAATGTTACAGTACTTTGATGAAATCGGCGAACGTCCAGTTGGGATCGGACGTCCTTCAAAAATCTATCAATTAAAACCTGGGCATACAGAATAA
- a CDS encoding TatD family hydrolase → MIFDSHTHLNAEQFNEDIPETIQRAEELGVTKMAVVGFDTPTIEKSLMLSQDYPNIYSIIGWHPTEAGSYTKEIENKLQEQLTLPKVVALGEIGLDYYWMEDPKEVQDKIFRRQIAIAKEMRLPISIHTRDALEDTYKVLKEEDIRDIGGIMHSFSGDFEWAKRFLDLGMHISFSGVVTFKKALDVQEAATNVPLDRLLVETDAPYLAPVPYRGKRNEPGYTRYTVEKIAELRQLPMEEVAAQTWENAHRLFGLAEHD, encoded by the coding sequence ATGATATTTGATTCTCATACTCATTTGAACGCAGAACAATTCAATGAGGATATCCCTGAAACGATCCAGCGTGCAGAAGAACTAGGTGTGACTAAAATGGCAGTCGTAGGTTTTGATACGCCGACGATCGAAAAGTCTTTGATGCTTAGTCAAGATTACCCAAATATTTATAGCATTATCGGTTGGCATCCCACGGAAGCTGGCAGCTATACGAAAGAAATCGAAAATAAACTACAAGAACAATTGACTTTACCCAAAGTAGTTGCTTTAGGTGAGATCGGATTGGATTACTACTGGATGGAAGATCCTAAAGAAGTCCAAGACAAAATCTTCCGAAGACAGATCGCGATCGCTAAAGAGATGCGCCTACCGATCAGCATCCATACGAGAGATGCGTTAGAAGATACGTATAAGGTTTTAAAAGAAGAAGACATCCGAGATATCGGTGGGATCATGCATAGCTTCAGTGGTGATTTTGAGTGGGCAAAACGTTTCCTTGATTTAGGGATGCACATTTCCTTTAGTGGCGTAGTCACATTCAAAAAGGCATTAGATGTGCAGGAAGCTGCCACAAATGTACCATTGGATCGGCTGTTGGTCGAAACGGATGCACCTTATTTAGCACCTGTACCGTATCGTGGCAAAAGAAATGAACCGGGCTATACACGTTACACAGTAGAAAAGATCGCAGAACTTCGTCAGCTACCGATGGAAGAAGTAGCTGCACAGACATGGGAAAACGCCCATCGTTTGTTTGGATTAGCAGAGCATGACTAA
- a CDS encoding MerR family transcriptional regulator — translation MNISTSALRHYESWGIIPKVERAKNGYRIYTYEHQAYFRCIRSMLPGFGMDFIKEIMPLVMTGEMTKVLWKINDEQVKLHTEKQIVKHTIAILDPTALSSTPKYKDKKHFSIGEVAKEATVSTSAIRHWEKEGLLKPTRNKDSRFREFNIYDIRRVFIIRTVQRAVFSLESVKEVLERLDNNEISHTREIAVNTLQQIDGILLEQIKGIASFNELLRVISE, via the coding sequence TTGAATATTAGTACAAGTGCGTTAAGACACTATGAGTCTTGGGGGATCATCCCTAAAGTCGAACGAGCAAAAAATGGCTATCGAATCTACACCTATGAACATCAAGCATATTTTCGTTGTATCCGATCGATGCTTCCTGGTTTTGGTATGGATTTTATAAAAGAGATCATGCCTTTAGTTATGACGGGGGAAATGACAAAAGTTCTTTGGAAGATCAATGATGAACAAGTAAAACTTCATACAGAAAAGCAAATAGTCAAACATACCATCGCTATACTTGACCCAACTGCTCTATCAAGTACGCCAAAATATAAAGATAAAAAACACTTTTCGATTGGCGAAGTTGCCAAGGAAGCAACTGTATCGACATCTGCCATTCGCCACTGGGAAAAAGAAGGATTACTAAAGCCGACTCGGAATAAGGATAGTCGATTTCGAGAGTTCAATATTTACGATATTAGAAGAGTTTTCATTATTAGAACCGTACAACGTGCCGTATTTTCCTTAGAAAGTGTGAAAGAAGTACTTGAAAGACTTGATAACAATGAAATCAGCCATACCAGAGAAATTGCCGTTAATACCTTACAGCAAATCGATGGCATCTTATTGGAACAAATCAAGGGCATCGCCTCATTCAATGAGTTATTACGTGTGATCAGTGAATAG